DNA from Rhinatrema bivittatum chromosome 1, aRhiBiv1.1, whole genome shotgun sequence:
AACATTACAGTCCtggtaattttatatttattattattattatattgttgTATAGCCAATACTGTGAGTTTTCTTCGTCTTGCTTTATGTTTCAAGATTCAATGTTGTATGTATAAATTTGGAATCCACCTTGTACAAAATATTTGCAAAAGGTGGAatagaaatgtattaaataaataaatacacacacacacacacacacacactcttgcacCTTATATACTTATGTCCTGACTTTGTAATTGCCATTTTCTGGAGATTCTTACAATCAGTGGAGAgtttaaattaaaataactaTGGATGTCCTGAAGATACATATCTATAGTAAGAGGAAATGTCTGTGAACTCTAACCATAAGATTTGcttctcaattaaaaaaaaaaaatcaaatttttttttagtttttagtaATTAAATATAGCCTTTTCAAAGTTTACCTCATTTCATGCAGAAAACAGTCTATTCTAATCAGTATAGGGGTTCTGGATTAAACAGTTTTCTCTTGTCTCAGGTTTTCTAAAGTGGAATCCGAAGAAAATTTTACTTTCAGAGCCCCTATACTGAGAATATCTGGTTGTACTGAAGAATTCTGAGCATCAGAACTGGAGCTGCAAGTAGGTTCTCCCTTTGCAGGTAAAGAGCCCTGATGCAGCGTTAGCGAAATGTTGTCAACATTGACGTTTCTTGACATATAAGAAAGTGCATCAGCTTTGGGAAAAATCAAGGATAAAAAAATGATTGAAGAAATATTCAGATAAGTGTTGTATTTTGAAGCTTTAAATCATGGTGGGTATTGGTTTAAAATAGTTCAGATTCTTAAGAAGAGACACATTTGATagtgtcttgttaaaaaaaaagatcgAGGCATAAGAAAAATTATTTGCCAAACTGCAACAAATTTGTGTCTTTGGATTCAACATACATACagttaagaagaaagaagagagatattttactaatgaagaagaattttttttaaaaaaaaagagaggttaaGGATTTtcaatgaatataaataaaagtagCGAGAGGTTTTTGACCCATGATTGCAACTACTGGTTTTGAATTCAGCAGAGCATGTTTTCAACCAGTGCTGAGGTCCTTTcctctcaaaaattaaaaaataaaaaatagaaaataagaaattaaGGATTAAGATTaaagatttgtttgttttataattaGAATCTGGACTTAAAATTTAATACACTAGCTTTAGtgtgatttatttgatttgttacATGAATTGtgtatgtgatattttattttaatgttttttttaaatgttaacagTTTTGTGCATTCCCATCAGGTTTGATAAGGCAGAATACAAAtccaaatattaaaacaatgaGGCTCAGAAGTCCTTCAAAATTACAGGACAATGATCGATCTATTAAATTTAATCTTTTAGGACTCTGAACTTGAAAATACACGTGCAGTCAAAAAGTAGATAAAAAGGTCAGAGTCTTCATActgtctctttccttcctttcccttcaaACAAAAAAGTGCAAAATTTTATGAGATTTGATTTTTATTCCACCTTTTCCTCCAACATGAAACACACCCTTGCATTTCTTCCTTTAGTAATACTAGCATGGTCCCCTTAGTTCACATGCTTTGGCATTACTATGCAACAGATGTCTGGCTTAGGAGGGCAAGTTTCAAACCCTTTTACAAGGAAAtgggggttttgaaaattgcctacccaGTTTGCATGTGTAAAGTTATACCCATAGTGCAAGtgcacatgtccatttacacacGGATAGGAAAGGCACTCCCAGGGATTGAAGTCTGGGAGGCATTAGCACTCATGAGTGTACTTTTGAATTTCAAAAGTGCACACATATATTTTCCCAGAAAAGGTTcatgcacaaatagcaggtgcaggaCTTTTTCCAacgcaattttcaaagggaaccttTGAAAGCTGACAGAAAGTTTGCAGGTAAAAACTACCCTCAGATTCTATGCTTCTACTCACAGTTTGAAAGTGGCCTCCTAAATGACTGTCGGTACAGTATAAAAATGCTTATTGTAACAGAATAAACTGGATGCTCCACACTCGGCAATGCATCAAATCCTTCTCTTATGAAGGATGCCCAGACCTTTCTCATTAATGACAGCTAAGGTACATCAACAACCCCCAGCACACAATGAAGCTAAGATATAAGTTTATTGAAAGAATAAGATTTAACTTGCCACTTTTACACTACCTCTTTAAGACTGTTGTTGTCTTCTGCCtcccatttctttctgctatataATGGAATTGTTTCCCTTATAGACTGAGCACTTCTATTTTCATCTAACAAGCCTAGCAAGTCCTTGAGTATTACTTTCGATTGCACGAATCCTTCCAGTTGCTTGAAATTTTCAGGAAATTTGGAAGATGGGATTGTGTCTGCCCCTTCGTAGACATCAGGAAGCTCAtctgtgctttttttccccatcaaGTGTCCTATGAGAACAATTACAAAAGTTTAATGAAAAGCAGAGAAAAATATACACATTACATGAAATGACTGGGGAATGATAAGTGTTCTGGTTGGCTGAATAGCATCATTGACCATACGTGGCCCTGTATCATTGATGACTGAACCCTCAACACACTTCCAGCAATGTCCAAGGCTTCTGAGTAATAATGATTTTCAAAACTGGGACCTATCATTTCTAAAACACTAGTAGATATATGCTGTGctatacagatacacataagaaacAATCTCTGCTCCAGGACACTTAAAATCTGGGCAAGACAAGCACACACGGCGAACAAGTCTGTGGGAAGTGAGTTTATTCTGAAGAGGTGCTTAGGATTTAAAAACTGCTTCAAAAAGATGAGTTTTAAACtggtttgaatatagccaggcaGGAAGCCAGATGCACCgattcaggaagtctattccaggcactCAGCACAGCAAAATGGAAAGCACAGAgtggaggagaaaggcacagatgAGAGCAACTTGCTGGCTGAACAGAGTTATGAAAAAGGGTGTaacagagagaagataaaataggGTAATGAGGAGCTGCTGCAGACTAAATACATTTATAGGTAAGAGAATCTTGAACTGTGTAAGGAAGcagacagggagccagtgcagcaaCTTGAGAAGAGAAGTTACATGATCAAAGCAACAGTGAAGATAAATCAGTCATGAGGCTGAATTCAGTGGAGAAAGAACAaagttgcagtagtccatgcAGGAGGTGATAAAAAAGTAAAACTATTTTGgcagcatgctcagaaaggaagggacaaaGTTTAGTAATGTTGTAGAGGAAGAACTGACATgctttagtagagatgtgcaaagcccgaaccttttggtttgggcttcgtttttggcccgccGCAAGAAATTTCATATTTTCCGCAGTTCGGGCCTTTTAAATTCGGGGGGACTCGAATTTcagattagtgcgcgctaactccccattagtgcgcactaaacccgaaaatgaatttttcccaaaatttcgggaaaaactcGTTCGGGTTTCGGGCtcctagacgaatgcacatccctacactttAGTAGTGTTTtgaatgtgcacagaaaatgagAGTGAGACATCAAAGATGAACTCAAAGTTACAGGCCAAGAGAACCAAGAAGATGAGAGTGCCATTCACAGAGTCGAAAAAGGAGAAATGAATTTAGTGGGGTAGGGAAACAAGAAGTTCTGTTTTGGCCATGTTACATTTAAGGTGGCGCTAGGACATCCAGGTACTAAGGTCAGACATGCAGGCTGAAATTTGGGGTTGGATTTGTGgggaaatttctggtgtagagaggacTTACCATGTTCAATACGTCTCAATTACTTGTGCTATCAGCTTTTTATTGTATGTGGTCTGTGCTTCAGCTATTTAATTTGCATCATGTACAGGGAATATTTTTCTATGATTGTCTGCTTTCCAGTGACTGCTGTACACTGGGAACAAACAGTGATCTGTATTAATGTGACAAAACTCATTTTCTGCAGTACAAAAATCAGGTTTGCTTTGCATTGGTTGCTGTGCAATCTTTTTTTCAACTGACTGGCAGCGTCTGCTGACAGGAAGAGAATCCTTGTCCAGAAAATCTCACATTTTAGAGCACAGACACTGGATGCTCCACACTCGACATGAAGCAAAGAGCAGAGCAGGGCATTGAGGCTGGGAAATGCCTTCCTGCCTCAGCGCACCTTGCAACCTGCTGTCTTACCCCAGAGCCGGGCCTGAAAGGGGGAGGCAGTGAAAACAAACAAAGTgtgagtgggggaaaaaaaggaaacccCAAAGAGGTGAAGAAGATTCAGCAGGGAGAGTGAGGAACACAAAGGTAAAGAAAGGCattgaagagaagaggcaaagttggcaagaagaagaggaaaaggaaaaagaaaaggaagaggctGAGTCtgtttttggcaaaaaagaaaaaggccatAGTGCACAAATATTGAAAACAGATACAAAAGACAAAAAAGCACCTTGAGAAAGCATCATGTGGTATGAACTGATGTGACTCCCTTATCATCTTAAACCCATTCTGTCCCCTGTTCAGAGAGGGTGGGTGAGTGCCTCacggagggggggcagggggggggtaAAGAAAAGATGAACCCATTCCCTTTAATCCCATCCTTGCAGGCTCTGCCTCTTCTCtatactcccccctcccccacatgcaATTACTCTTACAAATCTGTCGGGTACCTTTCCCACTGGAGGCAGAGGGAATCCTATACTTGCTGGT
Protein-coding regions in this window:
- the GRP gene encoding gastrin-releasing peptide isoform X1; amino-acid sequence: MAGALLCRRLLALLLLGGAVLFEVQPGRAAPLQPPPQQQLQGEAALLSKIYPRGSHWAVGHLMGKKSTDELPDVYEGADTIPSSKFPENFKQLEGFVQSKVILKDLLGLLDENRSAQSIRETIPLYSRKKWEAEDNNSLKETADYLLQIMNRKESTPS